The following coding sequences are from one Lysinibacillus sp. FSL W8-0992 window:
- a CDS encoding YbfB/YjiJ family MFS transporter, with translation MNKQTIHYLIGGVFAFIVAMGISRFSYTVILPYMQEAFAFSRATAGFLATSNYLGYFVGAIIVGRLQIQEKRIPFLQLALVMSIVTTGLMGCTDAIFVWYVLRFISGVMSAFIFVVAASLVLDQLANSRKSHLSGIFYSGVGIGIALSALIVSPIQALFNWYGTWIALALFSSILLIFIVAFIKPIIPNTQQEPSEATVIRTSIPTSWIKWLVLAYSLEGLGYIITGTFIVSIAKESTSFQGDAVFVWFVVGIAAIPSCFIWSKLAQRWGYVKTLFIAMLLQTFGIVLPAFTTNTVTLYTSAFVFGATFMGITTVATTLAKQIVPMNSHKILGFLTAGYALGQLLGPSLAGILANYTDSYQYALIGASAVVLVGALCLIKGIKYEKVIANSL, from the coding sequence AACAATTCATTATTTAATAGGAGGAGTATTTGCATTCATTGTTGCAATGGGCATTAGTCGTTTTTCGTATACGGTCATTTTACCGTACATGCAGGAAGCATTTGCATTTAGTCGAGCAACTGCAGGTTTTTTAGCTACGAGCAACTATTTAGGCTATTTTGTAGGTGCAATTATTGTTGGCCGTCTACAAATACAAGAGAAACGGATTCCCTTCTTACAACTAGCATTAGTTATGAGTATTGTAACAACTGGTTTAATGGGGTGCACTGATGCAATTTTTGTTTGGTATGTGCTTCGGTTTATTTCTGGTGTAATGAGTGCCTTTATTTTTGTCGTTGCTGCAAGTCTAGTGCTTGATCAATTAGCTAATAGCAGGAAATCACACTTATCAGGTATTTTTTATAGTGGTGTTGGAATAGGGATTGCCTTAAGTGCTTTAATTGTATCACCAATACAAGCTTTATTTAACTGGTATGGTACTTGGATTGCCTTAGCCTTATTCAGTAGTATCTTGCTAATCTTCATTGTAGCTTTTATAAAGCCAATTATACCTAACACACAACAGGAACCTAGTGAAGCTACTGTAATACGAACATCCATACCGACAAGTTGGATAAAATGGCTAGTACTTGCCTATAGTCTAGAAGGACTCGGCTATATTATTACTGGAACTTTCATTGTATCCATTGCAAAAGAATCAACAAGCTTTCAGGGAGATGCAGTCTTTGTATGGTTTGTCGTTGGGATTGCAGCAATTCCATCTTGCTTTATTTGGTCAAAACTCGCACAACGTTGGGGTTATGTAAAAACATTATTCATAGCTATGTTGTTGCAGACATTTGGCATTGTCCTACCAGCATTTACAACAAATACTGTTACACTTTATACAAGTGCTTTTGTGTTCGGTGCTACATTTATGGGGATTACAACAGTAGCAACTACTTTAGCAAAGCAAATTGTCCCTATGAATAGTCATAAAATATTAGGTTTTTTAACAGCAGGCTATGCGCTAGGGCAATTGCTTGGACCTTCACTCGCAGGAATATTGGCCAACTATACAGACAGTTATCAATATGCGTTAATAGGTGCATCAGCTGTTGTATTAGTAGGTGCGTTATGCCTAATAAAAGGTATAAAATATGAAAAAGTAATAGCGAACTCACTTTAA
- a CDS encoding helix-turn-helix domain-containing protein, with amino-acid sequence MLNKAEVLMHPVRMKILQALMHNTEEGLSTLEMISLIKDVPQATLYRHIQILMDENIIQIVKERKVRSVTEKFYALNEGAAKIDAEEWSKLTKKQKLNYISYYQLALLSQYQNYLNLFEEDCVEDTATFSLLDLSLTKEQFNNFQNDLNDLLTRYYNMSDSSNKTETKTIALNIIPKS; translated from the coding sequence ATGCTTAATAAAGCGGAGGTTTTAATGCATCCTGTAAGAATGAAAATTTTACAGGCACTGATGCATAATACAGAAGAAGGTTTAAGTACGTTAGAGATGATTTCTTTAATTAAAGATGTACCGCAAGCTACTTTATATCGCCATATTCAAATATTAATGGATGAAAACATTATTCAAATTGTAAAAGAACGCAAAGTACGTTCTGTTACGGAAAAATTTTATGCTTTAAATGAGGGAGCAGCAAAAATAGATGCAGAGGAGTGGTCCAAGCTAACGAAAAAGCAAAAACTCAACTATATTTCCTACTATCAACTAGCATTACTGTCTCAATATCAAAATTATTTAAACTTATTTGAAGAAGATTGCGTCGAGGATACAGCTACTTTTTCATTACTTGACTTATCTTTAACAAAGGAACAGTTTAACAACTTTCAAAATGATTTAAATGATTTATTAACGAGATACTATAATATGTCCGATTCAAGCAATAAGACTGAAACAAAAACAATTGCATTAAATATTATTCCAAAATCTTAA
- a CDS encoding recombinase family protein has product MKCVIYVRVSTEEQAKHGFSIAAQIEKLEAYCVSQGWEIVEEPYIDDGYSAKDLNRPYFQAMVERIQQGGIDVLLVYKLDRLTRSVPDLHTILAELEQYECKFKSATEVYDTTNAMGRLFITLVAAIAQWERENTAERVRFGMEKKVKLGHWKGGTPPLGYQVVDGELVIDEAEAQIVKDIFKLARSLGFYSLARQLTNKGIPTRKGGQWHVDSVRDIANNPTYAGYLMFSSNPKDIKKPPRERVLFEGNHKRIIDRDEFWELQDLLEKRKILGGKRESSNYYFSSLLKCARCGHAMSGHKAGKKKTYRCSGKKAGKACTSHMILESNLVQTLLAKWDDLVGGHFQSNEGDATFPMAQLSALQQELSIVQKLSHKKKTMFEHDVIGIDELIHESEKLRNKEKEIQEKLKKLQHQDQRQHIEIRTVIRNIDTLWLNADDNERKQLMTTIFEQIIVDTKDDYTSSKQAREIIIVAAK; this is encoded by the coding sequence ATGAAATGCGTCATCTATGTTCGAGTCAGCACGGAAGAACAGGCTAAACATGGGTTTTCAATTGCTGCGCAAATTGAAAAATTGGAAGCTTATTGTGTTTCTCAAGGATGGGAAATCGTTGAGGAGCCCTACATCGATGATGGGTATTCTGCTAAAGATTTAAATAGGCCATATTTTCAGGCTATGGTTGAGCGCATTCAGCAAGGCGGTATTGATGTCCTTCTTGTATATAAGCTTGATCGCTTAACTCGCTCTGTCCCTGATCTTCATACAATTTTAGCTGAGTTAGAGCAATACGAATGTAAATTTAAATCCGCTACAGAAGTTTACGATACGACAAATGCAATGGGACGTTTATTTATTACACTTGTTGCTGCGATTGCACAGTGGGAACGTGAAAATACAGCAGAACGTGTGCGTTTTGGAATGGAGAAGAAAGTAAAATTAGGTCACTGGAAAGGTGGCACGCCCCCCCTCGGCTACCAAGTAGTAGATGGTGAATTAGTTATCGATGAAGCAGAGGCTCAAATTGTGAAGGATATATTTAAGTTAGCAAGATCATTGGGGTTTTATTCCCTTGCCCGTCAATTAACGAATAAAGGAATCCCCACTCGAAAAGGCGGACAATGGCATGTCGATAGTGTGCGAGATATTGCCAATAATCCGACGTACGCTGGTTATTTAATGTTTAGCTCTAATCCGAAAGACATAAAAAAGCCTCCTCGTGAGCGGGTACTATTTGAAGGCAATCATAAACGCATTATAGATCGCGATGAATTTTGGGAGCTACAAGATTTGTTAGAAAAGCGCAAAATCTTAGGAGGGAAACGAGAATCGAGCAATTACTATTTTTCCTCGCTATTAAAATGTGCACGGTGTGGGCATGCGATGTCGGGGCACAAAGCCGGTAAGAAAAAAACGTATCGATGTTCCGGAAAGAAAGCTGGAAAAGCTTGTACCAGTCATATGATTTTAGAAAGCAATTTAGTGCAAACCCTCTTAGCAAAATGGGATGACTTAGTAGGTGGACATTTTCAAAGTAATGAAGGAGACGCCACATTTCCTATGGCACAACTTTCCGCATTACAACAAGAATTATCCATTGTTCAAAAACTTTCTCACAAGAAGAAGACAATGTTTGAGCATGATGTTATCGGGATTGATGAGTTAATTCATGAAAGTGAAAAGCTTCGTAACAAAGAAAAAGAGATTCAAGAAAAGCTAAAAAAATTACAGCACCAGGATCAGCGTCAACATATAGAAATCCGGACTGTTATCCGCAATATTGATACACTATGGTTGAATGCCGATGATAACGAACGTAAACAATTAATGACCACCATCTTTGAGCAAATTATCGTTGATACAAAGGATGATTATACGAGCAGTAAACAAGCAAGAGAAATTATAATTGTTGCAGCTAAATAA
- a CDS encoding YitT family protein, producing MKKGKSVENIRKFIMIIIGAIIAAYGLEAVLIPNNVIDGGVTGISIMGAHLFGIPLGVLLFVLNIPFIYIGYKQVGKTFALMSSTGIAALSISTVLLHDVKTILGPEDPLLIVLSGGMLLGIGIGIVLRNGGALDGSEVLAVLLSRKIPFSVGDIILFINAFIFLGASFIFGLESALYSALTYYIAKNVIDIIQVGLEKSKDVRVVSAKSEEIGDAIQARLGRGVTYTQGRGGFSNEPTEILNCVINRMEENKLVTIIKDIDSSAFVVISDVSEVRGGNFKKRDIH from the coding sequence ATGAAAAAAGGCAAGTCAGTTGAAAATATAAGAAAATTTATCATGATTATTATCGGCGCAATCATCGCAGCATATGGACTGGAAGCGGTATTAATACCGAACAATGTTATTGATGGCGGCGTAACAGGTATTAGTATTATGGGTGCCCACTTATTCGGCATTCCGTTAGGGGTGCTACTCTTTGTACTTAATATCCCGTTTATTTATATTGGCTACAAACAAGTAGGAAAAACATTTGCATTAATGAGTAGTACTGGGATAGCTGCTTTATCGATTTCCACAGTTCTTTTACATGATGTTAAAACAATTTTAGGTCCAGAAGATCCTTTATTAATTGTCTTATCAGGTGGTATGTTACTCGGAATTGGAATAGGTATTGTCTTACGTAACGGTGGTGCATTAGATGGCTCTGAAGTGTTAGCCGTACTATTATCACGTAAAATTCCGTTTTCAGTCGGAGATATTATATTATTTATTAATGCCTTTATCTTCTTAGGTGCAAGCTTTATTTTCGGATTAGAAAGTGCATTATATTCAGCCTTAACGTACTATATTGCGAAAAACGTTATTGATATTATTCAAGTTGGTTTAGAAAAATCAAAAGATGTCCGCGTTGTCAGTGCCAAATCTGAGGAGATTGGTGATGCCATTCAAGCTCGTCTAGGTCGTGGTGTAACTTATACACAAGGGCGCGGCGGCTTTTCAAACGAACCAACCGAAATTTTAAACTGTGTCATTAACCGTATGGAAGAAAATAAGCTTGTGACAATTATTAAAGATATTGATAGCAGTGCTTTTGTCGTTATTTCTGATGTTTCAGAAGTTCGCGGTGGGAATTTCAAAAAACGAGATATTCACTAA